One Salvelinus alpinus chromosome 9, SLU_Salpinus.1, whole genome shotgun sequence genomic window, ttagctagctagctggtgctagctaatttgtcctgggatataaacattgggttgttattttacctgaaatgcacaaggtcctctactccgacaattccacagataaaagggtaaaccgagtttgtttctagtaatctctcccccttcaggcttcttcttctttggactttatatggcggttggcaaccaactttaaaaggtgcattaccaccaccgactggagtgtggaccactgttcatctttcaatcacccacgtgtgtatatgctcctaaaaaccaatgaggagatgggagaggcgggacttgcagcttgtcaagcatcacaaatagaaccaagttctattttaacgCCTGGCTACACAGACGCTCGCACAGTGTGGATGCAATGATTggataacatgtatgtgtacatttattttgcgatgcgagcggtgtggtcagcatgttaaagcggcagcatgcttcagttcgacTACgcgaacgagtgtgctcgcatactcccttgaAATACCTTTCCCCCCCATGTGAATAAAATCATTCTGCCTTCCCTGGTGGTGGTAGCAGCCAGATGGATGTCCGGTAAATCATGACCTAACCAGAAAGGTTTCTGTTTGTATTCAGATAGTACAATTGATGTCCCAACAACCCTTGTTTCACTTCCACAGCATTAGCTACAGTGTCTTTTCTAGTGGCCATTTTGCTGCAGCCTCTCCAATCTCTGTAGCAAGGCATTCCCAAAGGCTTCTCTAACCTGGGCTGAGGGTGTCCAGCAGCGAATAAACAGTCTCATAGTACTGGCTCATAGTACTGGGTGCTCAAGCTCTCATCCACCTCGTCGAAGGCGTAGCCAACCACCTGTAAGGTCAAATATAGAGCGGTCCATCATATAGGCCTACACAGAATAACAGCACAAATTGAATCACAGCATCAAGTCAATATCCCTCACCCTTATTCCGGCTTCAGTGAGCTCAAGGCAATAACGATTTCCCTCTAGTTTCCACGTTTATGTAGGCCACATCCAAAACACTGTCCAGATTTTGGGACACGTACATTTTGGCCACGGCGAATAGAACATCATTGACCACCGCCTCTGCTTCCAACCTCATGTCTTTCATGTGATTAATACAGTCTTCATCAAACAAGGAAACAGGTGAGTCCTCTAGTTGGTAGTGTATCTCCATCCTCTACACCAGACACATACAAAATCACTGGACAATTATGTTAAAGGTGCAATAAGTAATACAATTAAGTATAGTAAATGCAAGCTAagtacaaaaaaaaagaaaaaagtagTGTTTTACCATATAATAAATGTGTTTTGTTATCATAGGAGAGTTTGTAAACTAAGATGTAAGATAGGTACATGGTACAAGCAAGTCCAAAGTTCCAAACATCGGAATGCACCTAACTCCagggtttatatttttgtggaTGGACCCAGTCTGACTGTAAACAATATTACAGTAGagctttggcatgggtcctcagaaagttctacagctgcaccatcgagagcatcctgactggttgcatcaccgcctggtatggcaactgcttggcttccgaccgcaaggaactacagagggtagtgcgtatggcccagtacatcactggggccaagcttcctgccatccaggacctctataccatgcagtgtcagagaaaggccctagaaattgccaaagactccagccaccctagtcatagactgttctctctgctaccacacggcaaatggtaccggagcgacaagtctaggtccaaaaggcttcttaacagcttctacccccaagccataagactcctgaacagctaatcaaatggctacccggactaccccccccccccccccacacacttatttttcttaactgcattgttggttaagggcttgtaagtaagcatttcactgttgtattcggctcatgtgacaaataacatttaatttaaaGGATGGTGTGTTGTGATGGTTTGGAATTTATTCATGAATCATGTGATAACTGAGACCAGTCAGAGTATGACTAGCATCTCATACCATAGTTACTGTTTACTAGTGATTTTACGTTTGATATCGGAGCTGATGCATGAGTTAAAATCACTAAGCAGCTAACACCTCGATCACGCCGACAGCGTTTTGGGAAACCAggagtacattcatttccaacgGAACGCTGCGTTTGCAACCATGTGTTGCAAAATGTGAGATCCCACTGATTTCACTGTGGTTCTGGTGCTTTCTTCGATTCCAAACTACTTTCAAACACTGACCTCTACTGGACAATGTACTTACAAATATAGTTAGTATTTCATAATAAAGGTTTAATCTTTTTTACTACCTCGTACAGTAGGTTGTGCCAATACGAGTGTAGTCTGTAGTCTTATGAGTGTAGTCTGCCAATAAACTTCAAAGAAGTAGTTTACACCTCGATCACACATTCGGCGTTATTGTGCAAAATGGTATGCAGCATCTCTATGTGTGTAACAAAAGTACAACATTCAACTTCTGCACATACAGTTTGATGCATACGCGCGATAAATCCaatgtatgcaccacacagaatgcATGGCAACTGCCTCTCCAACGccatgctgcaaggcaaacgcagcgttccattggaaataaatgtacttctggtgtaccaaaaagcaatgatgctgtcggtgtgatcgaggcgttaCCCTGACTGATAGCTTAGCAGGTAGGGAGCAGAGAACATTCAGGGATGTGAGGGTGAGGCTGAAGACACACTttcaaaaaaaattaaatgtgaAACCACACTTTCTGCACTGTTTAAATCATTTGTTTTATTTAGTATAAGCTTTTGTCTTAAGCATCTTAAATGCCATAGattcatttttttatatatatacactgaacaaaaatataaaacgcaacatgcaacgatttcacagattttactgagttacagttcatataaggaaatcagtcaattgaaattaattaattaggccctaatctgtggatttcacatgactgggcaggggtgcagccatgggtgggccttggaagGCATCGGCCCGCCCGCTTGGcagtcaggcccagccaatcagaatgagttattccccacaaaataactttataaacagacagaaatactcctcagcaccccgtTACAATCTCGCAGGTGAAGAACCCGAGGTTGGGGTTCTGGGCCGACgtgtttacacgtggtctgcagttgtgaggctggttagacatactgccaaatattctctaaaacgacattggaagcAGTTTATggaagagaaattaacattcaattctctggcggacattcctgcagtctgcatGCCAATTGCTCGCTCCCACAAAAAAATTGtgttctgtgacaaaactgcacattttaaagtgtccttttattgtccccagcacaaggtgcacctgtgtaattataatgctgtttaatcagcttgatatgccacacctgtcaaatagatggattatcttgttgcgttttatatttttgttcagtgtagtaaacttGGAAGGCAAAAAAAGGAAGTATGATGCAGGTATTCCAACTGATTATAGGGTAGCAAAGCCAACGATTTATCGCTACGCCACGgagttatgaaaatatgttgttaCTAATGCATTGTGAACAGATAACGAAACTTTGAGTAATTCACCGTTTTCGGCACAATTTGTTGAAAGCGCCGAAGCCTTCTTCAGAAAGCCTCGGTTTTCCATCACTACCGTACCACTTCTCATTCTGTGACAAGACAGTCCCACTGCAGTCCATCACcatgttagcttgctagctaacttaTCGCCAATAGCAGCCAATGTACGTGGCTATGGGTTCTCTTTATAGAATGATTTGTATTTCCAATAAACAATCATGATTATACTTAAACTTATCAAGAAATGTAATTTATATTTTTAAACAATTAAAAGAATTCTAGCTGCCTTACTCACCTCCCtccgctttttttttttttttttttttactgtacttCCGTATGATCAACAAAGAGTTTGTTCATGAAGATTTCACATTTCCAGTTCTCAAAATATTTTGCCCTTAGTGACTTCTGGTCAACACCACTGTTGTAAAATATTTTTGATAATTACTTATTTGCAATTATTTCTACACCTTGATTTTGAACATGGCAATATTCAGATCAGAAGTCATAAGAAAAAGTTCAAGTGGAATGGCTTGTGGAGGAAAAAGCTTTGCTGGGAGCATATGCGCAGTAAACACTTTTAGTAGATTTTCGCAGAAGGGGTGGAGTGCGGTTGTGTACGTCGCCCTGTCTTCTTACGTACAGCGGAGCGTGGAAAGCGTCAAGAGGGAGTTATATTAATGCCCCGGACATACCCCGGGTGAAGCGGGTTAGCCTTGATTGCATCTGTTTTGGAAACCGGTCGTGAGCCAGGTGCCTCGTTCTGGCCAACGGCGAAGActgctcaaaacaaaagtgacgtaGGTTAATCACGTGGAGTAATAGTAGGATTATGTGTTTTCAAATACAAAAGTGATTGATTTTGATCAAAATAATTTATCTCGTTTGAAAATTAGAACATATTTTATGGAAAATACATGTGTGTTTCTTAACGATGCatcatgctgccttgttgacaacatggaTGAGCGGCGCAGATTACTGTTCGATTTGAGAGTGCGCCCCTCACTCACCGGTTTTGCCCGGTCACATCACGGGCCATAGACCGGTTCACGTTATCGAACTCCCTCAATGGTGCAGTGTCATGAACGTGTTTGTAAACAATTCATGCAGAAGGTGAGAAACGTAAGCTATTATGCCATCAAATTGCTATATAGAACTCATTATATGACACATAACATACTGTCGTGCCATGTCAGTTGAGCTATATTCAAAAGAGCGTGGCAGACAAACTCTAGTTCTAGTCCAAGATGTTCAAGAGGTTCATGCTAGCTTGGTcgtgctaacattagctagctaacaaccccAGACGAAAAACAAGTCGATTATGTGGGGATTTAATTTTATAGTTACGACATACCCTGGTAAGCTTGTCATACTAGCTACATATTTGTAATCAAACTAAAATAACCTAACAGTATTGTCAAACCATTAAAACCTATCATATTTCGCCGGATCCTTTAAGTTAACGTTATGGACAGGATTATCAAGCGAGTAACGTTAGACACCCGGTTTGAGCAAACAATGATGTGGTGCTAGATAGATATTGCCACCCATTCTTTATAGATATTAGCCCGACGCTTGGAAGTCAGGGTGGTGTCACTAACATGCAGCTACCAACAGTAATACTGTCTACTTCTCTTCCTAGGAGTGACAACAATATTGCTATGGTACTGGTACTGAAGTCTTAACTTGTTATCTAGTGTGGTGTTCAAATGTGAAGTTGAGTTTCAATCTTATGTTCCTTTTCATTGATAGGTACAGCAAACTGAAGTTGGAATTATCGCCACATATCTCCATAGAAACCATAGAATTCCCCCTGTGTGTATAGGATGTTTAAGCTGACATTTTCCTGATTTGAAATTGCCAGGATGACAAGACCGATACTACCAATGCTAAATTATTTTATGATTAATATATAGTTCTCCAACATCCTTTTTCTCCATATTTGTTGAATACTGAATTCAACAGCCATTTGGCAGCCACCACAATTATCAGACCAACATGCCTTGGCCATTTTCTGAGTCTATAAAGAAGCGGGCATGCAGATACCTTTTGCATCGGTATTTGGGCAATTTCCTACAAGAGAAACTGAGTTTAGATCAGCTTAGCTTAGACCTCTATCAAGGCACTGGATCCCTGGCACAAGTGCCGTTGGACAAGTGGGTAAGTTCAACCTTTGTTGTGTAAACAAATAATAGCAATGACATAATTGGATTTGTATTGACATAAATGCTTTAAGTATACCTTTGCCTGAGCGCTATTTCTTCCCCTTCAGTCTTTGAATGAGATCTTGGAGTCAGTGGATGCTCCCTTCGAGGTAATAGAGGGCTTCATCCAGACCATCTCTCTGACCGTACCATGGGCGTCCCTGCTGCAGGAGAACTGTGCCCTCGAGGTCAAGGGACTGGAGATGGTGTTCAGACCCAGACCACGCATGGGTAAGAGGACACCTCCATTTGTTTGTTTCTTCAGCATCATTGTACTATGGCTGCCTGCTACTAGTGCGcacacagctaactagctaacgatTCCACATCGACTACAAATTGAATAAATCATGTTGACCATGACTGTTTCTTCCTGTGTGCCCCTAGCATCAGGTATGGAACCCATGTACTGGTCCAGCTTCATGACGAGCAGCATGCAGCTTGCCAAAGAGTGTCTGAGCCAGAGACTAACGGATGACTTGGGGGAAAGCTTTCAGCCACTAGAGGGATTGGAGAAGTTTGCAGAGACCATAGAAACAGGTGCAGTACAAAATTACTGTACAATAAGTCAACACTTGATTGGGCTTTTTTCCCAAGGATCAATAGGGTTGATTATGATTTCTACTTTCATTTCTGTAGTTCTGAGAAGAGTCAAGGTTACTTTTTTGGACACGGTTCTCAGAATAGAACATGTTCCAGAAAATTCCAAAACAGGAATCGCTCTTGAGATGCGAATCAACAAGTAAGTTATGTTATAACAACTACTTGCACATTCAAGTAGTGTCCAATAACTTTTACTTAGGTATTCCTGATTTTATTGAGCAGTTTACAGAGCTTTCCACTCTTTACATGAGCTCTTAAATCCTTATCTGTTTTGTGTTGTTCAGGATTGTTTATTGTGATGAGACGGGCGAGgagagctccagtgtgaatgTGCACCAGCCCACCACGTTTGCACATAAAAACCTGCAACTGGAGGGAGTCACCGTCTTCTGGGACGAGTTTTCAGAGGCGGCCAGAGCTGGCTTCAAATCCTCACCCATCCCAGCAGTGAGTCTACATCCAAATAATCTCCTGTGTAGTTTTAAGCACAGATAACTGATACTCACTCGCTCTTCCCTTTTCTGCACCCCCTTAGGAGACAGAGGCCAAGCTATCCCCCAGCTGGAACCCCAGAATAATCTGTGAGCCACACCCCCAGTTCACAGAGCCTATTTCCTCTGCAACACCCTTTGAACCCATGCAGATTGGTCACCTTAGTGGCAGAATCGATCTGTCGCTTGTCCTGAAACAGAACCAAACCATGCCTGGAGCAAAGGTTGGGTCAGCATTCTCACATGATTGAAATGGCACAGCATCTGTGAAACTTGGACACACTGAAATGCACAGAATGTCTATTGTCTTGGtctttgaaagagtatttttgtTTTTCAGTTGGATGTTGATGGACAGATCAGTACAATGATCGTGCTGCTATCTCCACGGCAAGTTCACCTACTCCTGGACATGTTTGGAGTTTTTTCAGGCTCAGGTGGGTTTAATGATTGCAATTTAATGATGATATCTTAAAAGGAGCTGCCTCAGAGGTTGTTGAGTGAAACACTATAAGCCTCTGCTTTTGTGTCCGAAGGTGGGCCGGAGTGGGGGAAGGACAAGAGGAACCGTCCTATGCAGCAGGAGGATGAGTATCGGCTCCACATGGAGCTAAACCGCTGCCTGAAGAAGGACTCAATGATGGCCGGGGAAGACCCTGACCTTTTCGAGAGTCAGACCACCAGAACTGTGTCCAGCCGAGGTTCAGATGAACTGTTACCTCCAACCACTGTTTAATAACCTGATGACTTGTATTGAGCTTTTTGATAGTTATTGTAGGCTTAtatctaaatatcatgaacaaTTGTTTGATCTAGTTTCTTTCTTGTTGGAGCAGAGGATGTCTTCTTCTCCATGGCTGACATGGACATGTCTCACAGTCTGTCATCCCTCCCCCCACTGGGGGAACCGCCCACTGTGGACCTGGACCTGTCACTCAACAGTAACTACTCCCCCTCTCCAGGAGAGTCTCCCTCTGGCAATGCCACGGTACGTCTCACTGGACTTAGTAAAAGCATCTTAACCTGatctaatgacatggttattgtaaCATAGTGTAATGCTTTGTTCCTTTGTCCTCTAAGAACCTCTGGGACGATTACCTTGATGTGCccagacagagggagaaacagacCCAAGAAAGCCCTTTCCTGATGCGGGACTCACCACTCCAACACAAGCTGCTGAGGCAAACCTGTAAGAACCAGGATACACTGTCACTACCATTTAGAATAAACTGAGCAGAGTGTTTACAAGTCAGTAATTCACTCATTTTGTACTGTGTTTCAGCCCACCCAACCAAAGCCCATGGTGATGAGTCCAGGCCAGAGCTGGTCTTCAGGCTGACACtggggagcctggctgtgtgtgttctccacaTCGACCCCTTGCCCCCACCAGATGCTGCCCCCAGCCCCCTGGCCCCCATGGCTGCTGACTTCTTCAGGGTTGTCTGCTCTGACCAGCTCCCCCCAGCAGGGTTCATCCAGTTACGCACAGCGTTTGACGATGCCTGCCCCTATGACCACCTCAGGTGATCATATTGACATATTTTGCACTTCCCTGCCACCTTAGTAACCTGACTGACTCAATCCCATGTCATATgtgtcctctatctctccaggtTTGTGGCTCAGGGGATGAAGGTGACATATGAGCATTGTCAGGGCTCCAGCCTGCACAGCTTCAGCACAGACGTGTCCCTGGGCCAGATGGAGCTGCTGGAGTGTCTCTTCCCCTCTGAGGCCCAAAGGGGTGTGTCCCTAAGAGGGGTCCAGTACACAGAGGTAAAGGCCTCCCCACCAACAACATCCACAGTGTCCCAGTAATCAGATTACAACACATGGGCATAACAGATATCATAACATAACAGATGTTTAATTCTATTTTTGGATCTAGGCATAGATGGCATGTGCTTGTAGAGATGTTGATGTTTTCTCGGTCTGTCCCACCTCAGCTCCTGACATTTGATACCCCTGTCACCACTGAGGCACCATCTGCCACCTGCCTCCACCTGCTCTACAAACTGTCTGAACGCAGAGGGCCGCAGGTAAGAGCAATCTTAGGGAGATTCAAATCTGCAGTGAATGCACCGTAATTAGATTCCCAGTTCCGCAACCCAACTTGCCATACTCTCAAGTAACTTCAACTTAATTCTGCATCAGTCATGCATTAATGTCAAACTGAGATTTGTGTGCATCTCAAGTTAGTATTCGGCCCACAATGTACAGTACGTAGCAAATCCTGTACAGTGCCTGATACAGTACCCCCTTACATGCTTTCCTCCAGGGTGGACAGGTGCGTCTGAGCACCATGCCCAGGAAGGCTGACTTCCAGGTGGAGCTGGGGGCGGTCCGCTCTGAACTGGACATCAGCATCGTGGACCGCCTCAACTCTCTGCTACAGCCACAGAAACTGGTCACCACAGAGATGATGGCCTCTCACATGTACACGTCCTATAATAAACACATCAGCTTGGTGAGGACCGTCTTAATACCATCTTTACACAGTCATAGCAGCGATTTTACCATGTGTTTAAGCAAGCTGCCTATTATTGCAATAACTATGAAAAAGTAAATCACCTCAAATTTTTTCGTCCACCCCATAGCACAAGGCCTTTACAGAGGTCTTCCTTGATGACAGCCGTACTCCAGCCAACACCCACGTGTCCATAAGAGTCAATGCTCCTGTGTTGAGCCTGGTGGTGCGCTTCCCCATCCCAGACCTGCGTTCGGACCAGGAGAGAGGCCCCTGGTTTAAGAAGTCCCTGCAGAAGGAGGTTCTGTACCTGGAGCTGGAGGACCTGGAGGTGAAGACAGAGTTCACAGGCGGCAGCTCCCCAGAGCAGACCAAGATGGAGCTCACCTTCAGAGAGCTAGTCGGTATGTATGTCACCCAGCTGCTAACGAACAGGTTAGCCTCAAAACCAGAACCACTTTTGATATATATCATTTCTGTATTAATTTTTCATCCATTCGCACAGGGAAGTTCCAGGAACAGGAGGACCAGCCTGCAGCCAGGTTCCTCAGGGTCTCCCACACCATGGATGGAGACATGACCACCTCTGACAGTGGGAAGTTTGACTGGCCCAGGTACTGTACACCAGTCCGTGTAGTACTGTACTGCTTCATGTCATACCTACACCTTGTCTCTTAGATGTTGTGAAACTCTCCTTACTAACCCTCCCCTGCCCCTCCAGAGTGGTGCTGAAAGTCAACCCCACCGCTGTCCACTCCATCCTGGAGCGTGTGACTGCGGAGGAGGATGAGGGGGCCGAAAGCCACTccccagaggaggaagaggaggaggaggggggaggtgcCCACTCACTGAAGGATGTCTGTGATTTTGGGAAGCCTGaaccctcccccttctcctcacGCCGGGTCATGTATGAGAATGAGGAGGTAGGAGCACATTTATTATTGAAACGCTAATTTGAACATAATTAGGACTGATTGATCAACATTTAGTTATGACTGGTAATTAAGGCAACTTGAATTATTGACATTTCTTCCCCTCTCCTTTAGATGGTCATTCCTGGTGATGTGGCTGAAATGACAGAGTTCCAGGAGAAAACCATGAGCAATTCCCGCTTTATCCTAGAGTTGTGCTTGCCAAATGTGCAATTATCATTACCCAACAAGGCCTTTTATGAGAAACTGCATAACAGGTACTGTGCACAAAAAACTGGGGAAACTAATCAAATGTTCTAGGAATGCGAAAACTATAGTATCACAATAACTACTACATCTTCCACTGCTTCTACCACAGCTATTACTTTGACTATTTACTATTCACTATAATTATGATCATTTTACTATGTCTATAATCAACTCCCCCTCTCTTGCAGGATAAACAATGACCTGCTGTTATGGGAGCCCAACGCTCCCTCGCCTGTGGAGACAGTGGAGAACATGCCGTATGGAGTAGGGCTGTCTGTAGCCAGCCAGCTGATCAACGCTGCACACTACACCAAGGACAGCTTCAGCCCGTTCCGCTCCACTGGCCCTGAGGGTGAGACTCTCCCTACATAGTTCAACCAACATCTGCTGCATCTCAACCTCGTTCATGGTTTTCATACGCTGCTGCAAGTCTGTAGTGCACTCTGTTCTGTGCATTAATATTATTGAGATGTACTAATGTACCAGGTAAAAAAGTACTGAAATGTAATGGTTAAAATGTTATTCATTCATATCAAATGAACTGCAACTTTCCCAACCCATATGACTGTGGTATCCTGTGCTTGTAGAGGAGGACAGTGGATCAGAGGAGGAGACCATGCACCACTACTCCCCTGCCTCTGAGCAGTGCTTCAGATCTCGCAGGAAGAAGAAGCCCAAGGCCCAGAGCAAGACCTCACAGAGCGTGTTCTCTGTAATCCTCACTGTCAACCACGGCCTGGTGGCTCTGCAGACCAGCGCTAAGGTAACCCTGAGTTACATTTACAATGATCTGTCATTTCTCAGTTACATTGCATTTAAACAGCTGGGTATTCTCTGAGACTGTTTGACTGACTGGTCCCccaatttgtatttttattttccaGCTGGAGGATAAGACTATTTTGAATAACCGACATGGAGAATTCTGGTTGGAGGTGAAGAATGGGGTCCTGTTCAGTGTTACACAGTACGAAGGCTACAAAGACAGGCACTACATCTGCTTCCACACCAGCAACATCTGTCTCTATCACCAAGGTAAGACTGGAGACATTAAGCCTGGGCACACATTTGAGGTGGAGCTTCATAGATCCCCTCTGCAAATGAGTCAATATGCCATTGTTCATGGGGATGCCACTGTGTCTGTTACATTGTATGGGTTTATATCTCTACCTAGGTCTGGTGGAAGGAGACACCCCAGTGTCCGACATCAAGCTGCCCTGCAGGACGCGTCCTCATTGGCTGGAGCCGGCCATCTACCCCTCTGAGACTGATAGGGCGTCCCCTTCCGAGGGCATCGGCCTGGAGGACCACAGCATGCTGTCTGTCGCCGTCAAGATCTCCTCCCAGAACATGGAGCGCAATGTCAAGGTAGGTACACCCCATTTACATTTCTACTATTGGTGTGCATTAACTTGTGCCAGTGTTTCAAACACTAGTCTGTTGCTTGAGAAAGAAAAGCCATGTCATTTTTGACAGACGGGGAGATATGTGCTCACTGTTAGTATGTGTTTCCTCTGCAGGAGTTCCTGGTTGCAGTGGGAGTGAGAGGGACCACACTCCAGCACCGAGTGGTTCCCCCAAAACTGGGCTGGTATGACCAGGTAAACACAACACCTATCCATCCAAGGTGTTTGTGTACGGTCTGAGGCCACAACATTAAGCATCCCTTGGATAGAATGAACCATACTCTTGTCTGATCAGTGTTTCTTTGTTGTGTGTAACAGATTGTGGACTTCCTGAATGTGTCGGATGAGCCTGTGTTGGGTTACATCCCACCTGCCTCAGTCACCACCCTTCATCTGCACCTGTGGAGCTGCTCAGTGGACTACAGGTGCTGTtgactagaccagtgtttcccaactccagtcctcgagtacccccaaagCACACGTTTTTGTTGTTTCCCCAGCTTAACATAACTCATTCAACTTATttagggcttgatgattagttggtaAGTTGAATCAGTTGTGcttgtccagggctacaataaaaatgtgttctgttggggatactggaggactggagttgaggAAACAGTGGACTACACTACAGTGTAGATGCGTCACGTTTGTAACCTAACTCGGCTGTGTATCtggatcagtggttcccaaacgttttatagtcccgtaccccttcaaacattaaATCTCCAGCTGCGTACCGCTCTAGCActagggtcagcgcactctcaaatgttgttttttgccatcattgtaagcctgccacacacacactatatggtacatttattaaacataagaaagAGTGAGTtcttgtcacaacccggctcgtgggaagtgacaaagagctcttataggaccagggcacacaatataataataatcatcaatcattttgctctttatttaaccatcttacatatagaaccttatttgttcatcaacaattgtgaataactcaccacaggttaatgagaagggtgtgctttaaaggatgcacataactctgcaatgtggggttgtattggagagatctgtgtcttaaatcattttccacacagtctgtacctgtatttcgttttcatgctagtgagggcagaGAATCCACTCTTGCATAGGTACGAaattgcaaagggcatcagtgtcctAACAGCTTGATTTGCTAttgcaagaaactctgagcgctgcccaatccagaaatctggcagtggcttctgattaaataacattttcacagaactgcttgttgcattttcgatgaggctctcttgttcagatatcggtaagtggactggaggcagggcatgaaagggataacgaatccagttgtttgtgtcatccgtttcggggaAGTACCTTCGTAATgatgcacccagctcactcaggtgcttcgctatattacatttgacattgtccgtaagcttgagttaatttgcacacaaaaaaaatcatacacTGATGGAAagtgtaatcctagattcagatcattcaggcgagaagaAACATCATCCAGATagaccagtcgtgtgagaaactcgtcatcatgcaagcagtcagacaagtgaaaattatggtcagtaaagaaaacattaagctcgtctctcaattaaaaaaaaataaatgggtcaatactttgccccttgataaccagctcacttctgtatgttgtaaaagcgttacatgggcgctgcccatatcattgcatgatgcagaaaatacacaagagttcaggggccttgctttaaccaagttaaccattttcactgtagtgtccaaaacatcttt contains:
- the LOC139530831 gene encoding autophagy-related protein 2 homolog B-like, whose amino-acid sequence is MPWPFSESIKKRACRYLLHRYLGNFLQEKLSLDQLSLDLYQGTGSLAQVPLDKWSLNEILESVDAPFEVIEGFIQTISLTVPWASLLQENCALEVKGLEMVFRPRPRMASGMEPMYWSSFMTSSMQLAKECLSQRLTDDLGESFQPLEGLEKFAETIETVLRRVKVTFLDTVLRIEHVPENSKTGIALEMRINKIVYCDETGEESSSVNVHQPTTFAHKNLQLEGVTVFWDEFSEAARAGFKSSPIPAETEAKLSPSWNPRIICEPHPQFTEPISSATPFEPMQIGHLSGRIDLSLVLKQNQTMPGAKLDVDGQISTMIVLLSPRQVHLLLDMFGVFSGSGGPEWGKDKRNRPMQQEDEYRLHMELNRCLKKDSMMAGEDPDLFESQTTRTVSSREDVFFSMADMDMSHSLSSLPPLGEPPTVDLDLSLNSNYSPSPGESPSGNATNLWDDYLDVPRQREKQTQESPFLMRDSPLQHKLLRQTSHPTKAHGDESRPELVFRLTLGSLAVCVLHIDPLPPPDAAPSPLAPMAADFFRVVCSDQLPPAGFIQLRTAFDDACPYDHLRFVAQGMKVTYEHCQGSSLHSFSTDVSLGQMELLECLFPSEAQRGVSLRGVQYTELLTFDTPVTTEAPSATCLHLLYKLSERRGPQGGQVRLSTMPRKADFQVELGAVRSELDISIVDRLNSLLQPQKLVTTEMMASHMYTSYNKHISLHKAFTEVFLDDSRTPANTHVSIRVNAPVLSLVVRFPIPDLRSDQERGPWFKKSLQKEVLYLELEDLEVKTEFTGGSSPEQTKMELTFRELVGKFQEQEDQPAARFLRVSHTMDGDMTTSDSGKFDWPRVVLKVNPTAVHSILERVTAEEDEGAESHSPEEEEEEEGGGAHSLKDVCDFGKPEPSPFSSRRVMYENEEMVIPGDVAEMTEFQEKTMSNSRFILELCLPNVQLSLPNKAFYEKLHNRINNDLLLWEPNAPSPVETVENMPYGVGLSVASQLINAAHYTKDSFSPFRSTGPEEEDSGSEEETMHHYSPASEQCFRSRRKKKPKAQSKTSQSVFSVILTVNHGLVALQTSAKLEDKTILNNRHGEFWLEVKNGVLFSVTQYEGYKDRHYICFHTSNICLYHQGLVEGDTPVSDIKLPCRTRPHWLEPAIYPSETDRASPSEGIGLEDHSMLSVAVKISSQNMERNVKEFLVAVGVRGTTLQHRVVPPKLGWYDQIVDFLNVSDEPVLGYIPPASVTTLHLHLWSCSVDYRPLYLPLRSLLVVETFSISSSVSLDHSSSTLRIILDEAALFLSDKSNAVSVNLMRDYVQVVDMGTLELRITAVKPGVDGELTEPRFELRCSSDVIHIRTCSDSCAALMNLIQYVASYGDLVTPPGPEAKSTCSKHRAKSEASSRPPSQAPPLPDAEQQMLQDLMSEAMEETDNQHSLALQHNGIHEEQNHDLDQPRSDLFLFPDESGNLPQELSPTYPTLHSPLITPAPSLVPETDDFCILETPGSRADDRDEEPVVNKLIPDSIEIKDDHFGLPLDSSDSSRGALNFPVPELRYLIREISVIWHLYGGKDFGSSTFTSSPARSWGCTPHSSPSQTPVRQGRGGGRAGGGRGRNPDVLMEIQLSKVRFQHEVYPQAPVASGSAADQPVSRQVLIVQDLEIRDRLATSQMNKFLYLYSSKEMPRTAHSNMLTVRALHMCPETGQAPQECCLRVSLMPLRLNIDQDALFFLKDFFASLAAEVEMFSPPDQEALCVSMKKPSAPEVSCSFTKNGGGSQDPAPIISVPAQSRSSLSLNGLTLPSNSDSGEAEAATVSSFTDQPIFFREFRFTSEVPIRLDYHGKHVSMEQGTFAGIVIGLTQLNCSELKLRRLCYRQGLLGVDKLFSYAINEWLNDIKKNQLPGLLGGVGPIHSLVQLVQGFRDLVWLPIEQYRKDGRVVRGLQRGTASFGTSTAMAALELTNRMVRTIQAAAETAYDMVSPGSDEREMKRIKRFSHYRFAHQPVDLREGVANAYSVVKEGITDTALTIYDTATREHEQRGMTGAVGGVLRQLPPAVVKPLIMATEATSNVLGGMRNQIHPDARQEESQKWRQGEE